Part of the Bifidobacterium sp. ESL0775 genome is shown below.
GGGCGTCCGACACTCGTTCGCGTGAAATCGTGGAGGCATTGCTTGGAGGTTTGAGCCTTGACGCCAAGATTGGCTCGCTTTCCGGCGGGCAGCGTCGGCGTGCTGACTTGACTCGGCTTTTGCTGAAAGATTGGGACATTCTCGCGCTCGACGAGCCTACGAACCACTTGGATATCGTCACCATTCACTGGCTGGCGGAACACCTGAAGAACCGCTGGGCCGCAGGGCAGGGTGCGCTGCTGCTGGTCACCCACGACCGCTGGTTTCTGGACGAGGTCTGCGAGTCGATGTGGGAGGTGCACGACGGGACGATCGACCCGTTCGAAGGCGGTTACAGCGCCTATATGCTCCAGCGTGTCGAACGCGACCGGCAGGCTGACATCCGCGAGGAACGCCGGCGCAACCTCGCCCGCAAAGAGCTGGCCTGGCTGACCCGCGGCGCCCGCGCCCGTGCCACGAAGCAGAAGTTCCACGTCAAGCAGGCCAACGAACTGATCGCCGACGTGCCGCCGATGCGTAATACATTACAGCTCAAGCAGATGGCGACTTCGCGGCTGGGCAAGCAGGTCGTCGATTTGAACGATGTGACCCAGATTTTCGAGCATCTGCAAGGTGAAAGCGACGACGGTAGGAATATCGTTCCTGCCTTATATGAGGAACCCAAAGTCATCGGATCTGTGGAACTTGCCGTTGACGATGATGAGACGACATCCGCCGCGCAAAAGGTGACGGTCAGCGGGCGGAAGATTCTTGACGATGTCACTTGGCTTATTGGGCCCGGCGATCGGTTCGGCATTGTTGGAGCGAACGGAGCCGGTAAGTCGACATTGTTGAGGATTATCGACGGCACGTTGATGCCGACGACGGGCCATGTGAAAATCGGCAAGACCGTGAAGTTCGCGGTGCTTTCGCAGCGGCTCGATGAGCTGGAGAAGCTCAACAAGTACAAGATCAAGGAAGTGCTGAGCCGCTACAAGCCAACCTATGAGGTCGACGGCAAAGAGGTTTCGACCAGCCAGTTGATGGAGCGTCTTGGTTTTTCGGCTGCGCAGCTGATGACGCCGATCGCCGATCTTTCCGGCGGGCAGAAGCGTCGCATGCAGCTGTTGCTGATTCTGTTGGACGAGCCGAACGTCTTGATTTTGGACGAGCCCGGCAACGATCTCGACACCGACATGCTGGCCGTGATGGAGGATCTGCTCGATTCTTGGCCGGGCACACTGATCGTGGTTTCTCATGACCGCTACCTGCTCGAACGTGTGACCGACGAGCAATTCGCCCTGATCGGTGGCAAGGTCCGTCACCTTCCCGGCGGCGTCGATGACTACCTCGACATGGTGCAGAAGATCGAGAACGGCGAGACGCTTGATGAGGTTTTGGGTGACAATCGCAGCGGCAAGTCATCGGGCAAAGGCTCCTCTTCGAGCAATAGCCCATCTGATTCTCAAACGTCCGATGCAAGCGATGATGGCAGTAATGGGAATTCCGAGTCAGGATCCGATGACCAGAAACTGACCGGCAAGGCGTTCCACGACGCCACTCGTCGTCTCTCCGCCATCGAGCGCAAACTTGCCAAACTCGAAACCGAGAAATCGAAGATCGAGCAGAAAATGGCCGCTCACGACCCGTCCGATTACGTCGGCCTAGGCAAGCTCAACGAGCAGCTCTCCGCCAACTCCGCCGAGTCCGAGTCCCTAGAATCCGAGTGGATGGACCTCTCCGAGCAGGTCGAATAGATTGATTTCCTTTAGTCCCAAGGGTTGATGATTTCCACTCCGGTGTCTGCAAAATCTTTGACATTCCTTGTGGCGATTGCCGTCTCCCGCGATTTCGCAATGCCGGCGATTTGAGTATCGCAGATACCCACATTATGTCCGGCATGTTTTCGCTGTGCCGCGATTTCTGCATACATGATCGCCGCATTGGAATCAAATGGCGAGATTCTTCCGTTGTATTTCAAAAGGGTCAGGGAAATCAGGCGGGCAAGGTCTTGTTTCTTTTTCCCGTTTGGCATGAGGCCCAGTCCGTAAAGGAGCTCGGCAGCAGTAATCGAAGAA
Proteins encoded:
- a CDS encoding ABC-F family ATP-binding cassette domain-containing protein, whose protein sequence is MPTYDLGLEHVSLDFATKNIFTDVTQGVFEGDRIGIVGKNGDGKSTLLHLLAGTQQPDSGRVTTRNGLTFGMLDQRDPLDDNATVREAALEGREDYQWASDTRSREIVEALLGGLSLDAKIGSLSGGQRRRADLTRLLLKDWDILALDEPTNHLDIVTIHWLAEHLKNRWAAGQGALLLVTHDRWFLDEVCESMWEVHDGTIDPFEGGYSAYMLQRVERDRQADIREERRRNLARKELAWLTRGARARATKQKFHVKQANELIADVPPMRNTLQLKQMATSRLGKQVVDLNDVTQIFEHLQGESDDGRNIVPALYEEPKVIGSVELAVDDDETTSAAQKVTVSGRKILDDVTWLIGPGDRFGIVGANGAGKSTLLRIIDGTLMPTTGHVKIGKTVKFAVLSQRLDELEKLNKYKIKEVLSRYKPTYEVDGKEVSTSQLMERLGFSAAQLMTPIADLSGGQKRRMQLLLILLDEPNVLILDEPGNDLDTDMLAVMEDLLDSWPGTLIVVSHDRYLLERVTDEQFALIGGKVRHLPGGVDDYLDMVQKIENGETLDEVLGDNRSGKSSGKGSSSSNSPSDSQTSDASDDGSNGNSESGSDDQKLTGKAFHDATRRLSAIERKLAKLETEKSKIEQKMAAHDPSDYVGLGKLNEQLSANSAESESLESEWMDLSEQVE
- a CDS encoding type II toxin-antitoxin system VapC family toxin, yielding MIILDTNVISELYKRKPNANVVNWIKQQPESSLRLSSITAAELLYGLGLMPNGKKKQDLARLISLTLLKYNGRISPFDSNAAIMYAEIAAQRKHAGHNVGICDTQIAGIAKSRETAIATRNVKDFADTGVEIINPWD